In one Chitinispirillales bacterium ANBcel5 genomic region, the following are encoded:
- the rpmA gene encoding 50S ribosomal protein L27: protein MAHKKGVGSSRNGRDSNPKMLGVKRFGGEQVSAGTIIIRQRGTVVHPGVNVGKGSDDTLFAKIDGTVQFRRFKENKKRVDIVPVA from the coding sequence ATGGCACATAAAAAAGGTGTTGGTAGTTCCAGAAATGGAAGAGACAGTAATCCAAAGATGTTAGGTGTAAAACGCTTTGGTGGTGAACAAGTTAGTGCTGGAACCATTATCATTCGTCAGAGAGGAACCGTGGTTCACCCTGGAGTGAATGTTGGTAAGGGTTCTGATGATACTTTATTTGCTAAAATTGATGGAACTGTGCAGTTTAGAAGATTCAAAGAAAATAAGAAGAGAGTAGATATAGTACCAGTAGCATAA
- the rplU gene encoding 50S ribosomal protein L21 yields the protein MYSIIEQGGAQFKVSSGMKIRVPFFDAEAGTEFTIDRVLLAANGDDVKIGNPVVEGASVKAKVLEQEKGDKVLVVKKKRRKDYKRVNGHRQLYTKVEIISIDV from the coding sequence ATGTATTCCATTATTGAACAGGGCGGTGCCCAATTTAAAGTTAGCTCCGGAATGAAAATCCGCGTTCCATTTTTTGATGCAGAAGCGGGTACCGAATTTACTATCGATCGCGTCTTACTTGCTGCTAATGGTGATGATGTAAAAATCGGAAATCCGGTCGTTGAAGGGGCTTCTGTAAAAGCAAAAGTCCTTGAGCAGGAAAAGGGTGATAAGGTACTGGTTGTTAAAAAGAAGCGTCGGAAAGATTATAAGCGTGTTAATGGACATCGCCAGCTCTATACCAAAGTTGAGATTATCTCTATAGATGTATAA